The Deferribacterota bacterium genome contains the following window.
GATAACAAAAAGATTTATATTGATAAAAGAGATCTAAAAGGCGTAAAGATAAATGATAATAATGAAAAAATAAATATAATTACTAAGGAGTTTACAAAAGAAAAGAATGAATTAAATTTAGTTGGCAAAACTGTTGAAGAAGCCCTTGAAGAGCTGGATAATTTTATATCTGTTATGCTTTTAAATAATGTAGAGGTCTTTTATATTATTCATGGCAGAGGGACAGGGAAGTTGAAAAAAGGTGTGCATGAGTATTTAAAGAATAATAAATATGTGAAATC
Protein-coding sequences here:
- a CDS encoding Smr/MutS family protein; its protein translation is DNKKIYIDKRDLKGVKINDNNEKINIITKEFTKEKNELNLVGKTVEEALEELDNFISVMLLNNVEVFYIIHGRGTGKLKKGVHEYLKNNKYVKSYRIANADEGGEAVTIVEI